From the genome of Papaver somniferum cultivar HN1 chromosome 2, ASM357369v1, whole genome shotgun sequence, one region includes:
- the LOC113346826 gene encoding uncharacterized protein LOC113346826 — protein sequence MEEGNVCNFNHLDGDTRLPPRKRLLAGLKKQNGDYGSPSSSPPLSSVPDSISTRLNDFMNSNSKSSEFLSDEVVDASRSAAQAAAKAAAAAKARAAEKAAIAAKAIAVAKRALEIAASISEKANRRERLLRKNKLKKHVPVEMLYKKRRIGEKAETDEDLARKLHRAINSSPRISKSSVATESKIHNYYKQNKKHLNFKKSWIPDGSEGNSNHVSDKIAEAGDVESGDSVEESVNKDKINMEDLECTKPESTKRISVSAATDAEMNLLKEKNWERLPEKIARKRGRIRQKKLSLSLCASRDRENPKEELKLRGAASLEEPTGRCVAENIPVFAARCLSTEGSIVAGGIEVDQ from the exons atggaaGAAGGTAACGTATGCAACTTCAATCACTTAGATGGCGATACTCGTTTGCCTCCACGAAAACGTCTATTAGCTGGATTGAAGAAACAAAATGGTGATTACGGTTCTCCCTCTTCATCACCTCCTCTTTCTTCGGTTCCGGATAGTATCAGCACACGCCTTAATGATTTTATGAACTCCAATTCCAAGAGTTCTGAATTTCTGTCTGATGAGGTTGTGGATGCATCAAGATCAGCTGCCCAAGCAGCGGCCAAAGCTGCAGCTGCAGCAAAAGCTAGGGCAGCAGAGAAAGCAGCAATTGCTGCTAAAGCAATTGCGGTTGCCAAGAGGGCTTTAGAAATAGCTGCTTCTATTTCTGAAAAAGCGAACCGAAGAGAGAGACTCTTGAGGAAAAACAAGCTAAAGAAACATGTTCCTGTTGAGATGTTGTACAAGAAACGCAGAATTGGGGAGAAAGCTGAAACTGATGAAGATTTGGCACGTAAATTGCATCGAGCTATAAATAGTTCACCTAGAATTTCAAAGAGTTCTGTAGCGACCGAGTCGAAAATTCACAATTATTATAAGCAGAATAAGAAACATCTCAATTTCAAGAAGTCTTGGATTCCTGATGGAAGTGAAGGAAATTCGAATCATGTAAGTGATAAGATTGCTGAAGCGGGTGATGTAGAAAGTGGAGACTCTGTGGAAGAGTCAGTAAATAAGGATAAAATAAACATGGAAGACTTGGAATGTACTAAACCTGAGAGTACAAAGAGGATAAGTGTTTCTGCTGCAACAGACGCAGAAATGAATTTATTGAAGGAGAAAAATTGGGAGCGCTTACCAGAGAAAATTGCTAGAAAGAGAGGACGGATTAGACAGAAAAAGTTGTCTTTAAGCCTATGTGCTAGTAGAGATCGTGAAAACCCTAAGGAAGAGCTCAAACTTAGAGGCGCTGCATCACTAGAAGAACCAACTGGTAGGTGTGTGGCAGAAAACATTCCAGTGTTTGCTGCGAGGTGTCTTTCCACTGAAG GTTCCATTGTGGCCGGTGGAATTGAAGTCGATCAATGA
- the LOC113346827 gene encoding protein EXORDIUM-like 5 yields MSKLSLFLCLIFFHSVSSISALELQNLKPEFHNPRIPKSTLSSSKKFEGSSDLVNLRYHMGPVLSSPINTYIIWYGKWLPSQKLIIKDFLLSISSSTNHRTSPFPSISQWWKTASLYSDQTNSNVSSTVLIAGEYVDSKYSQGKHLTRLTIQHVIGNAVKTAPFPVDHKNGIYLILTSDDVTMQDFCRAVCGFHYFTFPSIVGYTLPYAWVGNSGKQCAEVCAYPFAVPGYMAGGGPSALKPPNGDVGIDGMISVIGHELAELSSNPLINAWYAGEDPTAPTEIGDLCEGLYGTGGGGGYIGQVMKDRVGRSFNLYGRRGRKFLVQWIWSPVLQACAGPNALDLKP; encoded by the coding sequence ATGTCAAAACTTTCTCTCTTTCTGTGTCTCATTTTCTTTCACTctgtgagttccatttcagcacTAGAGCTACAAAACCTCAAACCAGAATTCCACAACCCAAGAATCCCAAAATCAACACTTTCTTCCTCTAAAAAATTTGAAGGATCATCAGATTTGGTAAACCTTCGTTACCATATGGGTCCTGTACTTTCATCACCAATAAACACTTACATAATCTGGTATGGAAAATGGCTTCCATCTCAGAAGCTCATAATCAAAGATTTTCTCTTATCTATTTCATCATCAACAAATCACAGAACGTCACCATTTCCATCCATATCACAATGGTGGAAAACAGCATCACTATATTCAGATCAAACCAATTCAAATGTATCTTCAACGGTGTTGATAGCTGGTGAATATGTTGATTCGAAGTATTCACAAGGTAAACACTTAACCAGATTAACAATCCAACATGTGATTGGTAATGCAGTGAAAACAGCACCATTTCCAGTGGATCATAAGAATGGGATATATCTGATCTTAACATCAGATGATGTTACAATGCAAGATTTCTGTAGAGCTGTCTGTGGGTTTCATTATTTTACATTTCCTTCCATTGTTGGTTACACATTACCATATGCTTGGGTAGGAAATTCAGGTAAACAATGTGCTGAAGTCTGTGCATACCCATTTGCTGTTCCTGGTTATATGGCTGGTGGTGGTCCATCAGCTCTAAAACCACCAAATGGAGATGTTGGAATTGATGGTATGATAAGTGTGATTGGACATGAATTAGCAGAGTTATCATCAAACCCATTGATAAATGCTTGGTATGCAGGTGAAGATCCAACAGCTCCAACTGAGATTGGTGATTTATGTGAGGGTTTgtatggaactggtggtggtggaggttatATTGGTCAAGTTATGAAAGATAGAGTTGGAAGAAGTTTTAATTTGTATGGGAGAAGAGGCAGGAAGTTTTTGGTTCAATGGATATGGAGTCCTGTTTTGCAAGCTTGTGCTGGTCCAAATGCTTTggacttgaaaccctaa
- the LOC113346828 gene encoding SRSF protein kinase 3-like, which translates to MSCSSSSGSEQEEEEVDAYRKGGYHAVRVGDSFKGGRYIAQRKLGWGHFSTVWLAFDTHSSRFVALKIQRSAADFAEAALQEIEILSAIANIDSSNSESVVRLIDHFRHTGPNGQHICMILEYLGDSLLHLIKYNRYRGLNLNKVREICRWILLSLDYLHREVGIVHSDLKLENVLLISTIDPSKDPNKSGFSPILEKPEGSSNSSGLVNIGEKKLKRKARSATVKISTRRASMGGITKRIRSLDGIDLRCKVVDFGNACWVDKPFQDEIQTRQYRAPEVVLGAGFSFSADMWSLACVAFELATGEVMFAPTSGEGFTEDEDHLAQMMELLGKMPRKIAVGGSQSKKYFDRYGDLKRIRRLKFWPLNKLLVEKYNFHASDASEFAAFLTPLLEFAPEKRPTAEKCLQHPWLKIKNLAPRQDEEESSLGKLEVGINRLKIKVGK; encoded by the exons ATGTCTTGTTCATCAAGTTCAGGGTCTGAACAAGAAGAGGAAGAGGTTGATGCTTACAGAAAAGGAGGATATCATGCAGTTAGAGTAGGGGATTCATTTAAAGGTGGAAGATATATTGCTCAAAGAAAATTGGGTTGGGGTCATTTCTCAACTGTTTGGCTTGCTTTTGATACTCATTCCTCT AGATTTGTTGCACTTAAAATCCAGAGAAGTGCAGCTGATTTTGCTGAAGCTGCTCTCCAAGAGATTGAAATTCTATCTGCTATTGCCAACATTGATTCTTCGAATTCCGAGTCTGTGGTTCGACTAATTGACCACTTTAGGCATACAGGTCCAAACGGACAACACATTTGTATGATCCTCGAATACCTTGGTGATAGTTTACTCCACTTGATCAAATACAATCGTTATAGAGGTCTCAATTTGAATAAAGTTAGGGAGATTTGTAGATGGATTTTACTAAGTCTTGATTACTTGCATAGAGAAGTTGGAATAGTTCACTCAGATTTGAAACTCGAAAACGTTCTGCTTATCTCTACCATTGATCCCTCCAAAGACCCCAATAAATCTGGATTTTCTCCTATTCTTGAGAAACCAGAAGGCAGTTCAAACAGTAGCGGTTTGGTAAATATTGGCGAGAAGAAACTGAAGAGGAAAGCAAGGAGTGCAACAGTTAAGATATCTACAAGGAGAGCTTCAATGGGAGGAATTACGAAGCGCATAAGGTCATTAGATGGAATTGATCTTAGATGCAAGGtcgttgattttgggaatgcaTGTTGGGTTGATAAGCCTTTCCAAGATGAGATTCAAACAAGACAGTATAGAGCTCCTGAAGTTGTTCTTGGAGCTGGTTTCTCATTTTCTGCGGATATGTGGTCTCTTGCTTGCGTTGCTTTCGAGCTTGCTACTGGTGAAGTGATGTTTGCTCCTACAAGTGGTGAAGGGTTTACTGAAGATGAG GATCATCTTGCTCAAATGATGGAACTCCTGGGAAAGATGCCAAGAAAG ATTGCTGTTGGTGGATCtcaatcaaaaaaatactttgacCGATATGGAGATTTGAAGAGAATCCGACGACTAAAGTTCTGGCCTCTAAATAAGCTCCTTGTGGAGAAATACAATTTTCATGCCTCGGATGCTTCTGAGTTTGCTGCATTTCTCACTCCTCTTCTGGAGTTTGCACCAGAGAAGCGACCCACAGCTGAAAAATGCTTGCAGCATCCTTGGCTCAAAATTAAAAATCTGGCCCCTCgccaagatgaagaagaatcatCCCTTGGAAAATTGGAAGTTGGGATAAACAGACTTAAGATTAAGGTGGGTAAATGA